From Rutidosis leptorrhynchoides isolate AG116_Rl617_1_P2 chromosome 3, CSIRO_AGI_Rlap_v1, whole genome shotgun sequence, a single genomic window includes:
- the LOC139900380 gene encoding uncharacterized protein, with product MTTDTNRIYPAISVNNIKKFIPIPLEMKNSRYGTWAELFKIHCRAFQVIDHIIPPTSVDTGNSSTTQQSTPPPTRPESWSRLDAIVTQWIYGTVSTEILLTIMKPDQTSEQTWDPVKSIFQDNEQSRAIHLHHQFSTIRQENFSDMSSYCQELKNIVDQLNSVGGDIKDENLVLQMIAGLSDSYRTIGTMLAHTKPTPSFFDARSMIILEES from the coding sequence ATGACGACAGATACAAACCGTATTTACCCTGCAATCTCTGTCAATAACATAAAAAAATTCATACCCATCCCTCTTGAGATGAAGAATAGTCGATATGGCACATGGGCCGAACTATTCAAGATTCATTGTCGCGCTTTTCAAGTAATCGATCACATCATACCTCCTACTTCTGTTGATACAGGCAACTCATCCACAACCCAACAATCCACTCCACCTCCTACTCGACCTGAATCTTGGTCCCGCCTAGACGCTATTGTCACGCAGTGGATCTATGGAACTGTATCAACCGAAATTCTTCTCACCATCATGAAACCTGATCAAACATCAGAACAAACATGGGATCCGGTGAAAAGCATTTTTCAAGACAATGAACAATCACGAGCAATTCACCTCCATCATCAATTCTCTACAATCAGACAAGAAAATTTCTCAGATATGTCTTCCTATTGTCAAGAATTAAAGAATATTGTTGACCAATTAAATAGTGTTGGTGGTGATATCAAAGATGAAAACCTGGTCTTACAGATGATTGCAGGTCTCAGCGACAGTTATCGAACAATTGGTACTATGCTCGCCCATACTAAACCTACTCCATCGTTCTTTGATGCACGATCTATGATAATTTTGGAAGAATCATGA